The Manihot esculenta cultivar AM560-2 chromosome 17, M.esculenta_v8, whole genome shotgun sequence genome contains the following window.
aaagtgcctgaactgggggccttagaacccgaagcctgtgcctttgactgtttctgaatattggcactagcttccattttcctggctgcgtccacgatagtgtggaaactctcatTTTCTgcgggaagaatcaaggaagaatacctgggatgcaatctcatagtatatctccttgccttcttctgatcagtatcataggcttaacccacatactgaagtaaatccaggaacttatctgtaaattcatcaacactcatctcatctgtttgtcgcatctgttcgaactctatgactttcatctcccgagaactgtcaggaaaagcccaccctacaaattcattggcgaactctccccaagacatactgttcatcctgggttccacataattcttgaaccattctctagctttcttgcatttcaatgtaaaccccgccatctcaatggctctactatcatcagctcccaactcactagttatcatcctaactgatctgagatattcaaatggatcatctcccgtgttgtatttaggagcatccaatttcaagtactctgtcatttgcactttacctccagatgagctaggttgatgtctgtcaccaacaggggctactggttctggtggtggtactgggtcatttggctctgggtgtgctgcacttgaatgggtaggggaagatggatacataggatatggtgggtaataaggataaggcatataaggcatgtaaggaggatatgggacaaaactcgagtactccgacatacctcccatcggatactctggatagccaaaacctgaggcctgaacacctccctgcgactctcccataccttcctcaaatctgcctatacccatgctgtcatctctcgactggtcaatctccatcgcctccctcctttcctctgatctttctcctctcgctgttccccttctgctctcgtctacagaccttctagggtctattgacgtccCTTCCTTGCTAGATCTGAGACCTTGCACTTGggaatgcaggaggacgagcagttggtctctcactatctggtgggactccagtcaatcgagctgatcgacgagttcctctcatctttactctctggaaaacaacacataacatagcactttagcacataaacagcacatagcaataaggcacatgcataattcatggcattacacagataggactcaatacccaatcctagtggacatgatttcctattgtgcttgaccccttccaacctttatgagcccgaaactgtctctataggtccgatcatgtgaacctagggctctgataccaatctgtaacgaccccaaaatgaaccgtcaccggcgctaggattcaggtcggcttaaggccgccagaacccgtagcaagcctgctatactctctgtgtacctgtaactctcatacatgatcatacattttctgtgaaaagaaaaactcttttctgaaccaaggcttaacctgtgcatgcactatctctgtactctgtactctgtactctgtactctgtactctatacccctgactagagcttgctctagatgggttaactcatacctgttaagcctggtagttcaCATacgctgtaaaacatatacatatacagatcatgtacataacaacagctttacaacacaaacaactaagtcaagcacatctgtaactaaaaacataactattacatctctttaacattacatgtccactctacactattacatttctctttactctttctatgctctgctgacttgccctgtacactgtacactgaacctgcacaactggggttaagggagtgggatgagctctatagcctagtgagtagaacagtaaaacaagtcattaaaatatgatctcatggaatgcgtcataacacagtcaaaccacatcaagagtaaacatgtcaccacatagtcccagtaactctgtgccagggcgtagaatcgagcacctggtcttcctgtcatatatgtatatgtgtatataacacctctgtacttaccattgccagggcgtagtcaaaggctcttggtctttactataactgccagggcgtagtcaaaggctcctggtctttactatacctgccagggcgtagtcaaaggctcctggacttcctgtctgagactattggatcattcagcatttacccacatcaacaactcactatgcaatgcaacatattcgtggatactaatgcaatcaacctatggcataatcatgatgcatgagatatgctaaaacattccattgtgcaagttaaataaaagaattaagtttagttccactcacctctggctatcaggactgactgactctgcaggctttgtaaactctggagcagtactcactgctgctctttctggttcctctggtctgtacctatacagatggactcaaatgagggaccaaactagcttatgactaactctattaaactccccaagaatccccttaaactcactcaactatccatgcaaagtatgcaagagaaggctggacataacactttcggcagcaggttcggcggccgaaagtcctctccagagatgaaactctagcaccttcggcggccgaatctctactttcggctgccgaaccctttcgggggcaagtttcggaggccaaaaggcactccagagacgaaagtctctaaccttcggcagcaccttcggcggtcgaactcccctccagagccgaaagtccaaaagctcgggggcaagcttgggcagccgaagccacctcctcatgggttcggcagtcgaatgtaccttcggctgccgaacctgagttcatcagcagggcagaaacttgccctgcctctcgccaaatgcaccaaactcctctccacttcacaccacacttcctccacttgcatatactcatgtatatgcttaaaggggtcaaaaactacctaaaaaccccaaacacacaacacaaacaacacagaaacaagctctatgcacaaaatcatcaaaacctcacaaataaccctattcatgcaactctctccataaaccccataaaaccttcataaaacataaaaacaagctcaggatcttcacttacctcttgaaatcaagaagatgaacgatcctaacgtggagttttggagcaacttgccttcaaactctccaaaattcaaactttgagtttttagcttaaaaccttcaaataatcatgaaaacgaatcaaatctgtgcatgagttaatgaaaacatggaagaaaactcacaaaggatagggtttcacctcagaagacaaaagaaacgatgctctgaccgcttcaaccgactgagggccatttataggtggctggccagaccaccttcggcggccacacgtgaaaccgaaagccatgcatgttcggcggccgaacctcaacttcggcggccgaacctcaacttcggcggccgaacctcaacttcggcggccgaacctggcttttctgccttggttcatttcactcaaaaactcatttcttatgcataaaaattaataaacatatcaaaacatttaagaaaaatataattctaacccttctagagacttccgacatcccggactccaccgaaaagtagaattctgatATCGGACTCTAACAGGGTATTACAGGCaacaacatgaaaacatactcaaatcctttacaaaaacataaatcttacccttctagaggaatccgacatccgagattccatcggaaagtagaattccgatgccggactctagccgggtattacattctcccccccttaagaacattcatccccgaatgttccacaaacaatgaaacacataaaaaagaggaaactaaccttaaaacagatatggatattgctggagcatagactcccgtgtctcccaggtgcactcttctagattgtggtggttccaaaggactttcaccattggaatttccttgttccttagctgtctgatttgTGTGTCAAggatctgcactggctgctctatataggtgagatctctaagGATCTCTACTtcaagctcactaagaaccttactcggatctgacacgaactttcggagcatagaaacatggaaaaccggatgaattcgttccatagaagcaggtaaatccagcttatacgatacattcccgatcttctgtaagatttcaaagggtccaatgtatcgtggggctagcttacccttcttcccaaagcgaaccactcccttcattggagacaccttcaacaacaccatatcaccttcctgaaactctaactgctttctgcggatatctgcataacttttctgtctgctctgagcagtcctgattctctctctgatcatgggcaccactctgctggtgatttcaactaactccggccctgcaagagctgcctctcctacttcttcccagcaaacaggtgatctgcacttctttccatacaaagcttcataaggagccatccctatgctagcatgatgactgttattgtaggcaaactccaccaaaggtagatgctgcctccaagaaccgccaaagtctaacacacatattctgagcatatcttctatggtctggatggtcctctctgactgtccatcagtctgtgaatggaaagcagtgctgaaatccaaccttgtgcccatagcactctgtagactccgccaaaatctggaggtgaactgaggtcctctgtctgacactatagacactgggactccatgtaaccttactatctcctccACATAAACttgtgctaacttgtccacagaataagtACTCCTCACAGGGATGAAATCaacagatttcgtgagtctgtccacaatcacccatatggagtctagtctattggacgctgccggtaagcccactacaaaatccatagctatgttctcccatttccattctggaatcggtagtggattaagcattccagccggcttctgatgttccagtttcaccctctagcacacctcacaggcggacacaaactgtgccacttctttcttcatcgctggccaccaatacactcttttcagatcctgatacattttggtggctccagggtgaacactgtaccttgcattatgagcttcccttataatgtctcctttcagagtaatgtcatctggtacacatagtcgatgcccatagcggaggatcccttggctgtcaaatctaaaaaggaaatgagtttttgaaagaaaagagccaaggaagaaatgcaaggttcggccgccgaaggtgaagttcggccgccgaacatgcatgcattttggtttcacgataggccgccgaaggtggtctggccagccacctataaaaggccctaggtcggtgaatggataagattttctttccattaatagacagaggtgagaccatgatcttccttaggtgattttcatgttttcttcaaatctttcaaagttttgatgaggtgtatgttgttttgaagcttttgagcaaattaatcaaaagttttgaagtttgagactttgagggagaggttctccatatctccacgttgggatcgtttatcttcttgtttgtaagaggtaagtgaagatcctgaactttttttcatgttttatgacgGTTTTATGAAGtgtatgggtagagatgcatgtttaggtttagttgtgtttttggttgatttgtggtcaaagcttgTAGATATgtttagttgtgttgtttgttggggttttaaggtagttttggacccctttgtgcctatacttgagtatatgtaggTTGTGGatttgtggtttgcatgtttgagtggagTTTGGGTATATTTGCATGAAGtagaacaagtttctgccttactggagaatccagtttcggccgtcgaagaaaggttcggccgccgaacattctaaggaggtggtttcggctgcctaagcttgcccaagcttgcccccgaaagtttggactttcggctctggaggagggtttcggccgccgaaggttagggacttttgtctctggagaggactttcggcagccgaagtgccgccgaaagtgcttgaggttcggctctggaagggactttcggcctccgaacctgccgccgaaagtgccctgtccagccttcttttgcatgtttttcttgattcttttaggatgttttaggggggttttggggagtattctagagttgttcttgagctagtttggtccctcatttgagtccacctgtgtaggagcggaccagaggaaccgaagagagcagcagtgagcactgcttcagagtattcagagtcagctcagagtcagccagaggtgagtggaactacacttaatgttttaaattgagaaattaaatgctttgagcatgttccatgcattatgatatgtactaggttgagtgcactagaatacactaatgtgacgcattgcattatctatgcttgtacggatcggacatagttttggattcactagccctccgagtaaagtcctgaggagccctaagagggccgggcacagagcaccatagggtgcgtagagaagtcctgagtagctccttcgcgggccgggcacagaacagagggaattttgaatctgtccgtctgagatgggtgatttacttgtgatgtgatgcattccatatgagcatgttttattaacatGGATTCagtgttctactcactgggctagtatagctcatccctctcctttaaccccaatcttgcaggatcagagtcagagggaagtcagcagggtacagaaagagtaaagaagtttgtaatagcatagtgtggacatgtaatattgtaaagaaatggtttagtcatgtatagtgtagagtattgtgcttgacccatgttgtaaatcctttttatatacatggtctgtttatgtgcGGTGAATGTTTTatcagtatgtgaaaaaccaggcttaatagagtatgagttgaacccgtctagagcaagctctagtaaggggttttatagtacagagatagtgcatgcacaggttgagccttggttcagagcatcagttttatgtttttacagaaaatgtatgatcatgtatgggattttacaggtacacagggagtatagcaagcttgctacgggtcccggcgactttaagtcgacctggatcctagcgccggtagcggtccgattttcgggtcgttacaactggcATGCGAGGAATGCCTGCGTGAGTACAAAAAGTCTGTTGAGTTGAAAGCAGAAATCGATCAGGCCTGCCAGAAGTGCTTGCAAGAATATAAGGGCTCTTCAGAGTTGAAGTCTGATATCGATCAGGCCTGTGAAGATCGTCTTCAACGTTACAAAGACTCCCCTGAGCTAAAAGCTAAAATCGAGGAGGCCTCTGAGGTGCGATGAAGCACGAAATATGGAGCAGAGGCTTCTGCATGTTCGCCTCCTGGTTCAATCAGGGCTTGAAAGAGGCCAGGGATGCTCCCTCCATCCCCTTAGCTCGACTCTGAGCCCGTGAAGTAGACTCCGATGGGGAAGAGGTGTGTTATGGGGAGGACGACCGCCCTTTGCCTAAGGGGGCTCCTTGCGTAGCAACTGGGCCTCCAGGGAGGAATGTTGGGCCTGAAGGAGGAGATGGAGGAGAAGACAGTGAGCCTGGGAGAGACGATGTCAGGCCTCAGGGAGAGGGTACTGTGCCTCAGAGGGGAAACGCCAAGCTTCAGGGGGGTGAGATCGTGCCCTTTGTGGGTGTTGCGGGGCAGGAGTCAGGGAGTGTTGTACTCCCAGGGGGTAATAGTATAGGCAGTGGTGTGAATGATGATGTAATTACTAATGCAAGTCCTTTAAGGATGATCTTTCCCCCATCATCCTTGATGATTAAATAAAGTCATATTTTGTTCCTTTTTGTATCTACGTTATACTTTTGTCTTTTTGCCTTCCTTGCCTAACCATGTGTCAAGTTTGAATGAGATCTTACCTTTACTTGTACTTGTGTTATTCTTGGCTCCTGTTCGCATTGCTGGTCTTCCTAAACTGTTTAACCTGTTAAGGGCTTGATTTACTTCTTTCACTCTTTCTGCGGGTACTCTTTCTAACTTGATTCACTTCAAACACAAAAGTTTTTTAAGCTATATGTCCATTTGGCAATTTTTTATGGAGTTCTTGGCTAATACAGCGAGCTCAGATGCACACAAGGATGTCTTATCATTTTCTGGTGCTTTATTCCTTCTAAGCATAACCTTATGACTATTGGAATGGGTTGGGCTTCATGCCCCATTAGGGAAAACAAGCTCGGACCTTTGGTACTTTGGACATGGGTCTGAGTTGTGAGCTCGTCCTTCTTGAGAATTTGTGAGCCCGGATTTACCTTTTGCTTTTTCCCTACGCCTCGGATTTGTCTTTTGTGCTGATTCAAATCAAGGCTGTAGATTTGTTCGCATAATCGTTCCTTTCTTCTATCCAAGTCTTCTGGGTTAGGAGAGACCCATTGCCTTTGTTTTGTTATTTAGGCTTTTTCTAGATTAGTTTCTTCTTTCCCTTAGTTTTCTAAGCCCGGTCTCGTGCAGCTTAGCTTAGGGGTTCGACCCTTTCCTTGTTTTGCCTTTTTCTGGTTCATTAGCCTAGTTCGTTAGCCTTTGTATTACTTagtgaacaagattcaggctttttagctttactgtcgcttcgtcatctcagccggttttatggCGCCGGGATCATTTTTAAGcccagtcacccacctcactgaggtcttgcacaagatttaggcactttggccttactgtcgcttcatcatctcagccggttttatggTACCGGGGTCACtttgggagcccggtcacctacctcactgaggtcttgaacaagattcaggctctttggccttactgtcgcttcggcATCCCAACTAGTTTTGTGGTGTCGGGGGTCACTTTGGGagctcggtcacctacctcactgaggtcttgaacaagatttaggttgtttggccttactgtcacttcgtcatcccagccggttttgtggtgctgggaTCACcttgggagcccggtcacctacctcactgaggtcttgaataagattcaggctctttggccttactgtcgcttcgtcatctcagccgattttgtggtgccgggatcactttgggagcccggtcacctacctcactgaggttttGAACAAGAtttaggctctttggccttactgtcgcttcgtcatctcagccgatttttgtggtgccggggtcacTTTGGGAGCCCGGTcatctacctcactgaggtcttcctTTTTCCCTTTTTGATGCCTgttctgtttttccttttaaGGGAAAATAAGGCGGGCAATGAAATAACATTTTTTTGACTTGAATTGTATGGTCTATTTTATTTACATCGTTTCAGAATACAACTGTTTCTATTTCTATCATCTATATTTTTAGGGAAAGTACCTCTTTAGGTGCTGAATGTTCCATGCGTGAGGCTCTAGATTTCCTTGCACGTCTTCAATTCGATACACACCTAGTTTGACCACTTTAGTTATCCTGAAAGGGCCCTCCTAGGTGGGTGCTAGCTTTTCCACTGCAGCTCTTTTCCTAGTGGCTTCCAGCTTTCTTAGCGCCAGGTCTCCTATTTTCAAGCTCCTTTCTCTGACTCTTTGATTGTAGTAGTGAGCTGCCCTCTATTGATAAGTGGCGGTGCGGAGTTGGGCCTCTTCTCTGACTTCCTCTAGGGCATCCAGGTTGCTCCTCAATTTATCACCATTGGTGTCTTCACTATTAAactggactcgatgagtggggactTGTAACTCGACGGGTACCACAGCTTCAGTTCCAAACGCCAGTGCGAAAGGTGTTTCCTTTGTTAGTGTCCTAAGGGTGGTTTGGAATGCCCATAGAATGCTATTGAGCTTGTTTGCCCAATTCTTGTTCGCTCCGTCCAGTCGCTTCTTTAACCCCTGGAGGATTGCCCGGTTTGTGACCTCTGTCTGGCCATTGGTTTGAGGGTGGGCCACTGaagagaatttgtgccatatgcccatattTCTCGTGAATTCCTTGCAGGCATTGCAGTCGAATTGCTTGTCATTATCTGATATGAGCACCCTCGGTATCCCAAACCTGCAGATGATGTTGCCCCAgacgaaatctatcatttttcttACTGTGATAGTGGGAACTGCCTCtacctctggccattttgaaaaGTATTCCACGGCCACTATTACGAACTTCTTCTGCCCCGTGGTCTTGGGAAAAGATCCCAGGATATCTATGccccattgtgagaatggccacgggctggatatgctggactgtGGGGTGGCTGGAATGTTGATTGTGTTAGCAAATCTCTGGCACACGTCGCATTTTCTAACAAATTCCTCTCCTTTTTAactgtgggccagtagtatccttgcctgaaaatttTGTTCGCCAGGATTCCTGCTCCTTCGTGAGCTCCACAGATTCCTTGGTGAATCTCTTCCAAGACCCTGGTTGCTTCCTCCGGGCCTACACATCGAAGCCATGAGCTGGACTTCCCTCTCCTGTATAGGATTCCTcttactgcttggtaattggcagctcgggCTGTAATTTTCCTTGCCTCGGCTTTATCTTCTGGGAGCTTTCCCTTTTCTAGATATTCTATGTAAGGAGTCATCCAGTTCCCTCCTTCCCTGATTTCCATTACCATAGCGAGCTTCTCGTAAGCAGGCGTGTTGATATGCTATATGTACACTTCATCTAGGAGTTGTTCTAATTCTTCTTTAGACAAACGGCTAAGCaagtctgcttcctcattttcttctctGGATATTCTTTGATACCGCACTTTAACTCCTTGTTCGCTGAGCTCGGCCTCTATAATTTTCACCTTTGTCTGGTACTTTTGCATGGTGGGATCTCTTGCTTGGTATGCCCCAGTCACCTGGTTGATTACCAGCTAGGAGTCGTTGTTTATTGCCAGGTCGGTTACCTCTACCTCCGTTGCTATCAGCATTCCATTTATCAGGGCTTCGTATTCTGCCACGTTGTTGGAGGCGTTGAACTCTAGCCGTAGGGCATAACAAATTTTGAATCCTTCAGGTCCCTTCAGTATTATCCCTACACCACTGCCCCCAGCACTGGACGCTCCGTCCACATACAGCTTCCATATGAAATCTCGCCAGGGCTCTTCACTCTTTTCTTCCATTATTTTGGGCATTTCTTCATTGGATTCCACTTGCTCTTCGTTGAaggagcattctgctatgaagtcaccGAGGGCTTGGGCCTTGATGGTTGTTCGAGGTCGGTATTGCAGGCAGTATGGACTAATTTCAATAGACCAGGCCAGCATCCGTCCTGACGTTTCTGTCTATGgagaatcttctttaagggttgatcTGTCATTATAACTCCTTGATGGCTTTCGAGGTACACTCTGAATTTTCTCACTGCTAGCAACAAGGCATATGCCAATTTCTCTATGTTCAAATATATAACTTCAGCATCCctgagcaccttgctgacat
Protein-coding sequences here:
- the LOC110604893 gene encoding uncharacterized protein LOC110604893, yielding MVMEIREGGNWMTPYIEYLEKGKLPEDKAEARKITARAANYQAVRGILYRRGKSSSWLRCVGPEEATRVLEEIHQGICGAHEGAGILANKIFRQGYYWPTVKKERNLLENATFGIPRVLISDNDKQFDCNACKEFTRNMGIWHKFSSVAHPQTNGQTEVTNRAILQGLKKRLDGANKNWANKLNSILWAFQTTLRTLTKETPFALAFGTEAVVPVELQVPTHRVQFNSEDTNGDKLRSNLDALEEVREEAQLRTATYQ